The DNA window GGCGCTCACCGCGAACGGGAACATCAGCAGTACCGCACCGAGGACCGGTCCGATGACCGTCCCGAGGCGACTGCTCATCTGTTCCCACCCGAACAACTCGGTGCGACGCATGACGCCGCTCTGTTCGAGTTCGCGTCCGAATTCTGCGTTGGCGGACTCCACTGCGGGAGCGAACAATGCAGCCGCAAAGCCGATCAGCAGCACACCGAGCACGACTGCGGCGGAAGCATCGGCCACCGTCAGTATCACGAAGCCGATGATGCGAATCGATATGCCGCACAATATGACCGGTCGACGGCCTAGTCGGTCACCGATGCTTCCGCCGAGGAAGAACATGCCTTGCTGGCTGAATGTCCGCAGCCCGAGAACGATGCCGACCATGGCAGCACTGAATCCGAGGGTGTCCGACAGATGCACAGCAAGGTACGGAACGACCAGGTAGAAACCGACGTTGAACAGCGCCATCGACGCCAGTAGCAACTTGACCACCGCAGGGACGTCGCGCAACCTACTTGCGCGGTTGTGACGGTCGCCGTCGGTGTCGGAGTGCATGAGCAGTAACTATATTGAGCGAGCAGCGGACTGTGGGATGCGACGTCCACCAACCCACACGACCGGCCGGTCACGTGGGTATACCTGGCGCTCCGCGCCAGTGGCGCGATTAAGTGCACGGTAAGGCACTTAATCGTGCCACTGGGCGCGGAGCGTCCCCCCAATGCCAGTGCGGCCGCCAAGCGTAGAACGTCTCGTCCGCAAGACCTTTGACCCGCGTAGATGTAATCAGCGAAGCCGACCGGAAGACTGTCGGGGAATCAGCGTCGGCAATGCCATTTTGATCGGAGAAGTGTTGTCGGTTCGGTCGAGAAGCAAGTCCATTGCAGTGCTTGCAATCTGATCGAATGCAGTGTGCACGGATGTAAGTGGGACAGGAAGTAGCTGAGCGAGCGGAATATCGTTGTAGCCGACGAGGGATAGGTCGTGGCCGACCATCAGCTGATGTCGGTGTGCCGCGGACAGCACCCCGAGGGCCAGGTTGTCATTGGCTGCAAATACTGCCGTGGGGCGTTTACTGTCCTCCAGCAGCTGATTTCCCGCGACCGCGCCTGCTTCGATTCCATACCCGGTCTCGATGGTCCAGTCGGGGTCGGGTTCGAGTCCAGCCTCGGTGAACGCGCGTCGTGCCCCTGCCAAGCGCCCGATGGCGCTGGAGGTGAACAGAGGGCCGGACAATACGGCGATGTCGGTATGGCCGAGGTCGATCAGATGGCGAACCGCGAGATAGCCTCCCGTCTCGTCGTCTCCAATCGACGATGGACTCTCGTTGTCGGTCCGTAGCACCAGAACGTGCGGGATTCCGTTGTCGCGCAGATGTGCAGGCAGAGGGTCCTCGTTGCGGCTGGTCGCAAGGACAACTCCATCCACATTGCGTTCCAGTAATGACTGAGCCGCGTTCCACTCGTCTGTCGGGTCGTCTCCGCTGGTTGCGACAATGGCGTAGTAGCCGTGTTTGCCAGCGGCTCTTCCTAGTGCCTCGAACATCAAGGCCATCACCGTGTCCGATAGCCGCGGTACCAAGACGCCGATCGTGGCGGTTGCACCTCGTCGAAGATTCGACGCGAAGGTGTTGCGCCGATAGCCGAGCTGTTCTGCGATCTCCCGCACCCGCACAGCCGTCGCAGACCGAGAGGGAGCAGTTCGGTCGTCGAGCACTCGGCTCACCGTGGAGATGCTGACACCGGCAGCTTTCGCAACATCCCGCAGCGTGACCGCGTCTGTCCGATCCGATGTCAGTCCACCGCGGGTCGAGCGCATCTGCTGAACCTTACTTTCGTATTTGTTCGACGGTCCATGTCGAGTCCGCACCGCCGACGTACTGACACGCCCCAGGCTACAACGCATGCAAACGTGCCGGGAACGTTTGCAGGAATTGATTCAGTGAGTGGTGCGCGAAAGTGAGATCTGCTCGATAACCGCAGCAAAAAGTGATGGTTGACACATCCCGACGAGGGCGTCTATCGTTTTGCAAACGTTCCCGACAACGTTCCCAATCAGAAGATAGAAGGACGAATCAATGAGCACCCTCGACCTCCGCGGCCTGAATCCAGCACCGATCACTCCCTTCACTCGCGACGGCGCCGTCGACTACGACGCGATCCAGCGGCTCGGGTCCTGGCTCGGCAGTATCGATGGCGTCAAGAGCCTGGTCGTTCTGGGTCACGCCGGTGAAGGAACCTTCCTGACCCAGGACGAGCAGGCCCGTGTCATCGGAGCATTCAAGGACTCGGTCGACGGGCGGCTACCGATCATCGCCGGCATCACCGGCGAAGGCACTGCAGTATCCGTCGACGAGGCAAAACGCGCTGTCGACGCGGGCGCGTCGGCCGGTTTGGTCTACCCCTCTCATGGGTGGTTGCGCTTCGGCTACCAGGACGGCGCGCCGCAGGACCGTTACAGGGCGCTCTACGAGGGGTCCGGTCTGCCGCTGATCCTGTTCCAGTACCCCGATGTCACGAAGGCAACGTACAACCTCGACACACAGCTCGAGATTGCCGCGCAGGAAGGCGTTTCGCGACCAAGAACGGCGTCCGCAACATGCGTCGTTGGGACCGTGAGATTCCGGTGCTGCGCAAGGAAAACCCCGAACTGCAGATTCTCAGCTGCCACGACGAATACCTGCTGCACACCGTGTTCGACGTCGACGGGCTGCTCGTCGGTTACGGTGGCCTCGCGCCCGAGCCGCTCATCGAACTCATCGCTGCAGGAAAGGCGCAGGACTACCCGGCTGCCCGCGCGATTCATGATCGTCTGCTCCCTGTGACCGCGAATGTCTACCATCGCGGCTCGCACATGGAAGGAACCGTCGCGCTCAAGGAAGGACTCGTCCACCGGGGAATCCTCGAGCACGCAACCGTTCGCTCACCACTCCTGCCCCTCGCTGCAGGTGCTCATGAGGACATCGCGGCCGCCCTCGATTCTGCGAACCTCGGTTCCGTCGTTCCCGCCCTGGTCTGACCTCTACGTCAGGCTGCAGCATCGGCGCCCCTCCGGCCAGGTCATATGCCAGGAGGGGGCCGAGTCACCACTTTCTTCGATCGACGCGCACCTGGTGAAACATGCATGACGCGCACGACTGTTTTCGGTAGGCACCCTCCATCTCAGCTCGGTAGGACGTGCCCGACTACACCCCAGTATTCACTTCTCGTATCTGCTCCCCGCCGCGCTGAGTTGAGGGCACACTGCCTACCAGCGGTTCGTAGAGCACCTCGAAGAATGGCTCGTCATGAGTCAGCACCGAACAACACAGGTGGCACGGTCCGCGACCGTTCCCGATGCCGTACTTCCACCGGGCGGTTCGACCAAATGGAAGACACTGCTGAGCACGCTGGCGATGGCGGGCCCCGCCTTCATCGCCGGCGCCTGGCAGTTCGGCCCCGGCAACCTCGCCAGTGCAGTCGAAGCCGGTAGCAGGTTCAGCTACACACTTATCTGGGTCATCGTCCTGTCGACGATCTTCATGCTGATCTATGCCGACATGAGCGTGCGACTCGGTATCCGCACCCCGACGTCGTTGATCAGTTCCGTCAAAGATGTTCTCGGACAGCGGGTCGGTGTTGCAGCAGGCCTCGGCGTCTTCCTCATCACGCTGTGCTTCTCCGTAGGCAATGCAGTGGGCTCCGGGCTCGGCCTGTCGATGGTGTTCGGCGGATCACCACTCGTGTGGACCGTCGCGTGCACACTGTTCGTCGGTTTGATTCTGTTGTTCCGCAACGTCTATCGTGCGGTGGAGCGGGTCCTGCTCGTCATCGTGGGACTGCTGGGTGCCACGTTCATCATCAGCGCTGTCATCTCCAAGCCCGACTGGTACCAGGCGCTCGACGGTGTGATGCCCACAGTTCCACCCGGCAGTGCGTTGCTCGTCGTCGCATTGGTGGGCACCAACTTCTCACTCAATGCCGCGTTCTTCACCTCCTATGGAATTCACGAGCGCGGTCGCACCCGCGCCGAGTATCGGCGGACCACCATTGCCGACACGGTTCCGGGCATCGTGGCACCCGGCATCATGACCGCTCTGGTGATCGTTGTCGCCGCGGCTGTGTTGGGTCGCGAGAATGCCGAGGCCACAAGTCTCGTCGGTCTCGCGAAGATCTTCGAGCCGATCGCCGGCCCCGTCGGATCCACGATCTTCGCGTTGGGACTGTCCGGAGCAGCGTTTTCATCGATGGTCGCAAACGCTACGGCCGGCGGAACCATGCTCTCCGATGCGCTCGGTAAAGGATCGTCGCCGAGCACCCCGACCGCCAAGATGACCGCCGCCGCCATCCTTGCATGGGGTCTGGTGATCACGTTGATGTTCACCTCGTCGCCCATTCAACTGATCATCGTTGCCCAGGCGCTCACAGTCTTGATCGCGCCGCTACTCGCGCTGCTGCTGTTCATCATGAGCAACAACCGTCAGCTCATGGGTGATCTCCGAAACACTATGTTCAAGAACGTCATCGGAGCTCTGGGCTTCTTCTCGATTCTCTCGCTTTCGGGGTTGCTGGTCTACGAACTCGTCACCCGATAGTGCCCAACGTCTCGCGGCAGCGTCGTCAACGCTGTCGCGAGACGCATGTCGACTCACACCTGATGGTCGGTGCTGTGCGCCAGTTCACGCCCGGCTTCGAAATCGGCGCGCAGGCTCTCGAGCTTTGCGGTGGCGTAGGCGTACGAATCCGAACCGAGAAGCTGATGCAGCGGACCATCGCCCGCCACGGCCATGTCGATGATCGCGGAGGCCCCCTTTGTCGGATCACCGAGTTGGCTGCCCTGAAGAGCGAGATGGGTGCGAGTCGTCTCATGGATAGGGACGTACACCTCGTTCACGGTCTCGGGCATCGCCAGCGAATCGGCGGTCAGAAAATCTGTTCGGAAGTAACCCGGTTCCACGACGCTGACCTTGATGCCGAGTTCTGCAACTTCCTGTGCAAGAGCATCACTCAGGCCTTCGAGTGCGAACTTCGTTGCGTTGTACAGCCCCCAGCCGGGACCGGCGACGAGACCGAAAACC is part of the Rhodococcus sovatensis genome and encodes:
- a CDS encoding LacI family DNA-binding transcriptional regulator; the encoded protein is MRSTRGGLTSDRTDAVTLRDVAKAAGVSISTVSRVLDDRTAPSRSATAVRVREIAEQLGYRRNTFASNLRRGATATIGVLVPRLSDTVMALMFEALGRAAGKHGYYAIVATSGDDPTDEWNAAQSLLERNVDGVVLATSRNEDPLPAHLRDNGIPHVLVLRTDNESPSSIGDDETGGYLAVRHLIDLGHTDIAVLSGPLFTSSAIGRLAGARRAFTEAGLEPDPDWTIETGYGIEAGAVAGNQLLEDSKRPTAVFAANDNLALGVLSAAHRHQLMVGHDLSLVGYNDIPLAQLLPVPLTSVHTAFDQIASTAMDLLLDRTDNTSPIKMALPTLIPRQSSGRLR
- a CDS encoding Nramp family divalent metal transporter — encoded protein: MAGPAFIAGAWQFGPGNLASAVEAGSRFSYTLIWVIVLSTIFMLIYADMSVRLGIRTPTSLISSVKDVLGQRVGVAAGLGVFLITLCFSVGNAVGSGLGLSMVFGGSPLVWTVACTLFVGLILLFRNVYRAVERVLLVIVGLLGATFIISAVISKPDWYQALDGVMPTVPPGSALLVVALVGTNFSLNAAFFTSYGIHERGRTRAEYRRTTIADTVPGIVAPGIMTALVIVVAAAVLGRENAEATSLVGLAKIFEPIAGPVGSTIFALGLSGAAFSSMVANATAGGTMLSDALGKGSSPSTPTAKMTAAAILAWGLVITLMFTSSPIQLIIVAQALTVLIAPLLALLLFIMSNNRQLMGDLRNTMFKNVIGALGFFSILSLSGLLVYELVTR
- a CDS encoding SDR family NAD(P)-dependent oxidoreductase, producing the protein MSYPTATPATWFITGTSRGLGLELVKQLLKRGDNVTATTRSPERLTAALDEMDTQRLLIVDVDLVDSASVSSAVTETVERFGRVDVVVNNAGYGLIGSVEDTTDAEARAMFDIHIFGVWNVLRATLPILRTQGNGHIINLSSVFGLVAGPGWGLYNATKFALEGLSDALAQEVAELGIKVSVVEPGYFRTDFLTADSLAMPETVNEVYVPIHETTRTHLALQGSQLGDPTKGASAIIDMAVAGDGPLHQLLGSDSYAYATAKLESLRADFEAGRELAHSTDHQV